GCGCCGCTCCGGCCGGTGGACGCCGCTGCTGGGGCTGGCCGCCGTCCTCGGGGGCGCCGCCCTGGCCCTGTACGGGGCGGTCGCCGGGCCGGTCGGCGGGCCGCCGGTGGCCGCCGGACTGAGCGTCCGCACGCTGGCCGTGCTGTCCGGCGCGGTGCTCGCCGAGCTCGGCCTGCTGCTGTTCACCCCGCTGCTGCTGGCCGGGCTCGGCCGGCTCGCCGGCCGGCTCCCGCTCGGCCCGCGGCTCGCCCTGCGCGACGCCGCCCGGCACCGCTCCCGCACCGCACCCGCGGTCGCCGCCGTGCTCGCCGCGGTGGCCGGGGCGGTCGCCGTCGGCGTCCACACCACCGGCGCGGAGGTCCAGGACCGGTCCTCCTACCGGCTGGAGCAGCCCGTCGGCGCCGTCCGGCTCACCCTGAACGGAGACGAGAGCGCCATGCCGCAGCTGCGCACCGCCCTGCCGCAGGACGTGCCGGACCTCGGCCCGCGCGCCGACCTCTACCGGGCGGAGTACGTGTTCTGCGAGGGCTGCCTGAGCGTGGTCCAGGCCGAGGGCGGGCAGCGCTACGGGGAGGCCGTCGCCACCCAGGCCGTGGTCGGCGACGCCCAGGTGCTGCGCAACCTGCTGGCGCTGCGCGACCGGACCGCGGAGAGCGCGCTGCTTGCCGGCAAGGCCGTGGTCACCGACCCGTCCTACCTGCACGACGGCCGGGCGGTGCTGCGGATGCAGGGCATCGGGCAGCAGGTCACCGAAGTGCGGTTGGACGCGGTGCTGGTGGAACGCCCGGCCGCCGAACGGTACGCGCCGGTGGTGATCGCCCCGGACACGGTCCGCGGGCTCGGGCTGCAGGTCGCCCCGGCGGGCGCGGTCTGGCGGCCGGCCGCGCCGGTCGGCGAGCAGGCCGAGCAGCGGGCCGCCGCCACCGTCGCGCGGCTCGCCCCGCACGCCGAGTTCGGCGTGGAGCGCGGCTTCCGGCCCGCGGGCAGCGCCGTCCGGGTCGTGATCAGCGGCTTCGCCGCGCTGGTCGTGCTCGGCGCGGCGGTGGTCTCCACCGCGCTGGCAGCCGCCGACGCCCGCCGCGAGCGCGCCCTGCTGGCCGCGATCGGCGCCCGACCGCGCACCCGGCGCACCGTCGCCGGGCTGCAGGCCGGACTGATCGTCCTGCTCGGCGCCGTCCTCGGGACCGTCAGCGGCTTCGTCCCCGCGTTCGCGCTGCTGCGCTCCCGAGCCGCCGGGGTGCTGGGCGGACCGGCCGTGAACCTCGCCGACGCGCCGTGGGCCTCCATCGCCCTGCTCGCGCTGGGGCTGCCGGTGCTGGCCGGGCTGCTCGGCGCGCTGGGCGCCGTGCGCCACGGCGCCGGGGGCCGGGACGGATGGCGCGGATAGGACGGTCGGCGATATATGTAGTCGTATGACTGAACGCGCGATGCAGGAGCCGACCCTGCTGCTGCTCACCGCCCTCGCGGACGCCCCCCGGCACGGATACGCGCTGATCCAGGAGGTCGACGCGATCTCCGGGGGGCGGGTGCGGATGCGCACCGGCACGCTCTACGGCGCCCTCGACCGGCTGCTCCAGCAGGGCCTGATCGAGGTCGCCGCCGAGGAGATCGTCGACGGCCGGGCCCGCCGCACCTACGCCCTCACCGGCGGCGGACGCGAGCTGCTCGCCGCGGAGGCCGAACGGCTGCGCGCCGTCGCCGCCGAGGCCCAGCGCCGCCTCGGCGGCGCCGCCGGGGCGCGGGCGGCCACCGCATGAGCGCGGTGACTCCCGGCGGGCACCGCGAGGGCGTCGCGCTGCGGGCCGCCCTCGCGCTCTACCCCGCCCGCTACCGCCGCGACCGGGGCGCCGAACTCGCCGAGGTGTTCGCCGACACCACCGCCGGGGCCGGACCGCTCGGCACCGCCCGGGAGGCCCTCGACCTCGCCGGGTACGGCCTTCGGCTGCGCACCGGCCTCACCGCCACCGCGCTCGGCGGCCGCCTGCTGGCCGCCGCCGCCCCGCTGCTGGCCGGCACCCTGCTCGGCCTGTCCGCCCTGCCCGGCGACCCGCGG
The DNA window shown above is from Streptomyces sp. TLI_171 and carries:
- a CDS encoding PadR family transcriptional regulator produces the protein MTERAMQEPTLLLLTALADAPRHGYALIQEVDAISGGRVRMRTGTLYGALDRLLQQGLIEVAAEEIVDGRARRTYALTGGGRELLAAEAERLRAVAAEAQRRLGGAAGARAATA
- a CDS encoding FtsX-like permease family protein; the encoded protein is MRGWRAVLRTARRDAWRAKGRSALVVAMIALPVLGATGVDVVHRSGQLSAAERADRLMGRADALVGAYDPGRAIEQSVFPADGVRTLPLHPDAAPSAEQQRATSTEPTALLGELLPKGSVLTPARTGPVASVQTRDGLAPVGTFEADLTGTLWQGRLDLVGGRAPAAAHEAAATRAFLRTTGLRIGDTVTVRGLEPTPFTLTGEVEHPGDLNAAELVARPGELYRQLDEAQVAAGLAPQSPDAAQAASRKAAWLVGLPAGASLGWEQVRELNRYGYTLAVRQIAAHPPAEAMARQEAVGAQDERERSLMTAATTAAMALLEVALLAGPAFAVGARRARRQLALLGAAGGRPGHVRAVVLGGGLVLGAAGAALGALLGAGLVALLRTRIEEWGGSRFGQLTLRPPDLALIVAVGVATALLAALLPALQAGRRPVLAGLTDRDPVRRSGRWTPLLGLAAVLGGAALALYGAVAGPVGGPPVAAGLSVRTLAVLSGAVLAELGLLLFTPLLLAGLGRLAGRLPLGPRLALRDAARHRSRTAPAVAAVLAAVAGAVAVGVHTTGAEVQDRSSYRLEQPVGAVRLTLNGDESAMPQLRTALPQDVPDLGPRADLYRAEYVFCEGCLSVVQAEGGQRYGEAVATQAVVGDAQVLRNLLALRDRTAESALLAGKAVVTDPSYLHDGRAVLRMQGIGQQVTEVRLDAVLVERPAAERYAPVVIAPDTVRGLGLQVAPAGAVWRPAAPVGEQAEQRAAATVARLAPHAEFGVERGFRPAGSAVRVVISGFAALVVLGAAVVSTALAAADARRERALLAAIGARPRTRRTVAGLQAGLIVLLGAVLGTVSGFVPAFALLRSRAAGVLGGPAVNLADAPWASIALLALGLPVLAGLLGALGAVRHGAGGRDGWRG